The Sporichthyaceae bacterium genomic interval GCCAGGTCGACGTCGGCAGGCCGCAGTGCCGAACGACTCCACAGGTGGGCCGCGGGCCCGAACACGTTGGGCTGGTGGGTCAGCGTGCCTTGCTCCCAGGTCTGGTCCTCGGCGACAGCGGTGCCGACGGCCTCCACCCGCACCAGCGGCCGCCGCAGGTCGCGGGCCGCCGACAGCGCGGAGACCACGACCGCGTGGGCGCCGTCGCAGGGTAGGTCGCAGTCGAACAACCCGAACGGGGTGGTGATCATCCGCGCGGCCGCGTGGTCGTCGAGATCGGCGCAGCCGATGCGCAACGCCGCGGGGTTGCGCGCGGCGTGCTGCCCGGCCGAAACCGCCAGCCAACCCAGGGTTTCCCGGTCGGCGCCGTACCGGTGCAGGTACTGCGAGGCCGCCAGCCCGATCCAATGCGCCGGCGACACGGCCCCGAAGGGCACCCGCCACTGCGCCTCCCCGGTCAACCGGCTGCCGGGTCCGACGTCGGAGGGCAGGGCGTCGCGGCCGACGGCTGTCCAGCACAGCACGTGCCGGCACAGCCCGGCCGCGACCGCGAGCATCCCGGCGACGACTCCACCGAGTTGGCCGGGCACTTCGTGCCCGCCGCTGTGCCAAGTCGGGTGCAGGCCGAGCACCTGCTCGACGGCCCGCACCCCACCGCTGCCCACGCCCGGCATCCCGGTCGAGCCCGGGTAGGCGCACAACCCGTCGATCTCGGACGGATCGAGCCCCGCGTCGGCGATCGCCCGCCGGCAGGCCTCGACGGTCAGGTCCAGCTCCGACCGGTCCAGTCGTCGCCCGACCTGCGAGGTGCCGGTGCCGGTGAACGCGACCAGGTGCTCGAACCGGCTCGCCGCGGCCGGCACTCGGGCGACCGGAGCCGGCTCCGGTGCTCGGGCCGCGGCGTCCGGTGCACCGGAGGGCTCGAAGACCGGCAGAAAGACGTCCTCGACCGGTTCGAAGCGGACCCGGACCGCCAGCCCGACCCGCGCGTCAGCGACGTCGAGGCCGACCAGGCGGGTGGTCAGCCGGATCCCTGAGG includes:
- a CDS encoding OB-fold domain-containing protein, which codes for MSELAGGSRQTGSLPLPATTGRCGSFWTAGADGVLRLPWCASCCRHLHPSAQLCPGCGGTDLTPVAVDGRGHVVACTVNFHPWPGVSTKPYALAVVELPNASGIRLTTRLVGLDVADARVGLAVRVRFEPVEDVFLPVFEPSGAPDAAARAPEPAPVARVPAAASRFEHLVAFTGTGTSQVGRRLDRSELDLTVEACRRAIADAGLDPSEIDGLCAYPGSTGMPGVGSGGVRAVEQVLGLHPTWHSGGHEVPGQLGGVVAGMLAVAAGLCRHVLCWTAVGRDALPSDVGPGSRLTGEAQWRVPFGAVSPAHWIGLAASQYLHRYGADRETLGWLAVSAGQHAARNPAALRIGCADLDDHAAARMITTPFGLFDCDLPCDGAHAVVVSALSAARDLRRPLVRVEAVGTAVAEDQTWEQGTLTHQPNVFGPAAHLWSRSALRPADVDLALLYDGFTFNALCWLEALGFCGPGEGPEFVKNAERIGPGGVLPVNPHGGQLCAGRSNGFGNLAEAISQLRGHAAERQVLGAQVAVVSAGGGIPAGCMILTTDR